In the genome of Daucus carota subsp. sativus chromosome 9, DH1 v3.0, whole genome shotgun sequence, the window ACTTGAAAGCACAGGCACCAAATAGTTGTTTATAAAATCATTAGAACCCATTGTAACTGAGAAGAGGGCTGTTTCCAATAGCTGCATTGCCGCGGGGAAACCTATTTGTGCTATTATATCTTGCCTGGTATTGGCAAAGTAGTCAATCTGCGCGTCCAAGTTGATTCTACCACCCTGCACATTACAAGGCATACATAAATATCTCTAACTATCCGAACCACAACGCTGCATTTTACTTTCAATAAAGTTTCACAGTCAGATTTGTTTTTGATGAAGTGCCTAGCATCCGTGCAGATAGCACTAACGTAGTGCCTCAGCGACGGCTAAAGTAAATAAGTAATAGGAAGATAAATATTTGCATTTTTTATGTTATAAAGGGTTAAATTTGAACAAAACTCACAAAAATCTTTCCAGTTTCATTCAAAATCCCTCCCCCACCGGAGGCGTAATTGACACCCTGCAGAATCACAGGGCCTCTAGTAGTTGGAGCCAAATATGGTGGAGCAAATTCGCTAAACCCCACTTGCTGTCCTGGTGTAAAAAAACATCACAAAAATGTCAGCATCTGTGAACTCACCTatgcttaaatatatatatatataaaacccGAAAACATACCAATAATATCAACAATAGTTCTGCCATTAGTATATCTTCCTGTTGGACTCCCAAAGTCAATACCATTCGGAGGGTAATTAGCCTTGGAGAGAGACACAATGTAGTCATTGTTACCGGCCTCAACCAAAGAATctccaaaaataaaattagcagAAAATTTTGCAGCTGACGAATAAACGACCAGACAAACAAAGACCACAAAAATCTGAAGCACAACGCCAGACATAGCTCGAATGGCCATTACAGCAATGCACAAcaggaaaattaattctaaaaccGCCAAAATGCAGTCGAATTATCTACCAGGCTGTAGAATTCGAGCACGGGCCAGGGTGCACTAGAAGTCTCTACACAAAAGTTGCACCCTTATTTGTGAGCTATGAACTGGACTGAAAACAAAAAGTTGTAGGATCAAATCATGAGCCACTAAGAGTCATGGGATTTGAGTGAAGATGCATCTGGTCTTATAAATAAGTGCAGAAATGTAGTGGAGTATTTAATGCTACAGAATGAGACATGAAGCTTGCTGAATATATGTtgtaaattcttgaaaaaacagtTGTTTGGTTAAAAGATAAGAGGCATTGAATACGTGCCTATATATCTGGCCATTCAGTGGAGAAAGATTGCTTGATAGCCAATTTACTTATTTATGCATTCCTAACAAAAAAGTTAAATACTGGTAAAAGATAGTCACAATAGAAAATGCCGTGATCAAAATAAAGCCTTCCATCAACATAAACTTAATGCAAGCCTGGAATGAAGCACCATTTGAATTCTCCACGTCTGTTTCTTTCAAGAACTCAGCTACATAACTCTAACTTTTAAAATACGTTGTGTTAGGAGAAAAAACTTAAGATTTTAGGTAAAATCATATGAAATTCTTCGCTAAAATGATGacttataattcaaatttagttaaaatgTTAATCACTCGAAAAAGTATCACTTAGCAAATTCTATTTGTTTTATAAGTTTGAATAATTTTCCgacttattacataaatatacaTGTTTTAGTTTGAATCAGAAATTATTTTAAGTCTCGGCGCTGTACTGAGAACATTTTACAAAAGGGACAGTGGAAATTAAGTATCTTAGATTTTGGAGGGTCAATGAACTCTGTATCCATACAAAATCAGATGCTGTCTGGTGCTGAGAAGGTAGCAAGTGATGGAATTAaatgtttttataataatatgttatgtgtttggtttgtgaatataagaagaGCAACTGGGCAAACAGTTCAGCTGACAGTATTAAAGATCAACTGTTTTGTGCTTAATATCTCTTCTTTGTATGAGGTGTTTGGACACAGACCACTGATAGCAAATCTCTGATGAAGTTACGCGTTTCTGCCCTGTTTTCCAGTGGCAATGCCCTGTTTTTGGTCCTGTTGGAAAGCGATTGAGTCGAGCCTTAAAAGTGATTATTTTGTCTAAAGAAAAGATAAACATGTTGTTAACAAGAGATCGATGGTTCAGTGAGTGAACTGTAAGTAAAGGCCGCGCCGCCAAACATgaactctgataccatgttgagaaCCCGTCCGTCTAAAATCTTAAGGCGTCAGGAGAAGGCCCCAAATGAATCTTTTGCGGATATGTAAAAATTAGTGAGCTAAGTTAAATTTAACAGTAATCAAAGAGCTACAGTGCTGTAATAATAATGCAGTGGACAGATCACAGAAGAATAGTACAGTAACAGGACTACAAGAGGCAGGGCAGGAACAGCTTCTGATTTGAGTTTGTATAAATGAAGTACATAAACAATGGAGTATTTTCAACTGCCACCCAACTTGATGACTagaattcaaaatatattaaataaataaataagccAAAAGAATTGCAGAATCCCGGCAATTCAATGCACAAACAAATCtacttaataatttatcatgcaTTGGCTTGGAAAAAACTTTTCAGACTGCATGTGTACATAAATAGCTATTGACTATTGAAAATGTTGTAGGCTGCTACTGCTAAGAAATCTGCTGCTACAGCTATTGAAAATGTAGTAGATTCTAGCAGCCCTTTCTGTTTGTCACTATAGCTTATTCAGATCAGATTGTTGCTAGGGCAGTGATATTGGCAGTGCAAcctaaaaattactccctccgtctcaccgAACTGTATACGCTTGAGATGAAGggttcgacacgtattttaagattcttataaaatataatttcataaattacttttgaataaaaatttaattcagaaacaattttttttcaaaataacttACAGAActgtattatataaaaatgttaaaatacgtGTGAGATAATGTAAAGAACTGAAATGAGTGAGATATAGAGAGTAGTGATTTTTTAAGATTGACACGACTTCCAAAATATCTCTTCAGCAAATATTCATacctattatttttaatatcctGATTCCATCACTAGCCCAAGCTCGAGATTGAAAGGGAGGAAAGTTCAAAATTGTCAAGATGACAGAATGCATGACCAGCAACCTGGCTTCATCAAGTAAATAGATGTGTGCTGGAGAAAAGAGGTTAGCAAGATGGAGTTGCAGACTCATTAAGGAGAGATGGGCTGTAGATTCACACATACTGGATCAGTTTAGTTAGGTCGTAGACCATATCTCCAACATTATGGCTCTGCAAGATTCAACTTAATTTTTCCACTCTTTCTTGTTTTTGACACATGTTACTTGTTATCACATATAATATCTGCATATCTAACTTATCTTCACTGAACTCTTCATCATTCTTGCTTGTTTTGTATGATTCCCTGCCTCTCTACAGCACAAAAAAGgttctttttttatttgtttgttcattaatagaaaaaatttaaataccatttctatcttttttttgtttgttttaatgtAGAGCAGTTGAGTGTCTACGTCTTCTCACGCCAGTGCATAATTTCTCTCATATAAACCAGTGATATCCCTCATCACTTTTATGTCGAGAGTTTTGAGTTTTTGAATGATATAATAGATAATTTGTTACGTAGTAATTATCTATAGAGAACCATTCCCTCTAAAACGGTGTTAGAGGATGCCCCTTTATGGATCCTATGacctatatttatatttcaacatTATCTCTCGAGTGGGATAATTACAAATTTAAGATTGTATCCGTAAATAAGTTAATTCTGAGACGGTTTAAAATGTACTGAGATTCAACAAAAACGAACATATAAAGTTTTACTTCATATAGATAGGTAAAACAAGTCATTTAGGATCATATTCGGATTTGTAAGTCGTTTTTGTATCATTTTTGGgttcatttaaataatttttgccGCGAACCGGACCAAACTTTGAATCATATTTTGGTCGTGTCTAGACTCCAGTAGCATTAGTTTTCTGTTGGTTGTTTTGGCTTGTGCCACATTTGCTGGGTATTAAAAAAACCAGAAATTCAATTAAAACAAAACCTCAATTTGTCTCAAAGTGGAAATTACAAGTATAATTAGGTGTCTTAATGAAGATGAAAACATGTTAACAGCCACACAATTATTGTTGGAAGTCCTAATTTCTCTAGGTCTGCATGTCCTAACTGAATTTCCCGCCCTAATTTTGCAAcatgtaaaaaaacaaaaatataaaactaactTTTCAACCTCACATTCTTTGATTGGCCTTGCCATTCCATTTCCTCATACAATACTATTAACAATTTCATCTCACCCCCATAACAAAATGCCTTCATCTTCTCATCAATCTGGACCGATACCTTGTCTCACACTATACGTGCTTGTTGCATTAACATTTATCTCGTCATTAGATGTTGTCCATTGTGGCTCGTCAAAGCAGAAACCAAATGTTGTTGATGCTCATCTCTTGACAGAAAAAATTCACTCCAACCGAACAATTAAGGTTTGCCAGGACGGGAAAGGGGAATTCACTTCGATTCAAGCTGCAATTGATTCCATTCCTGAAGGAAATAAAGATTGGGTGACGGTTCATGTCAGGAAAGGCGTTTACAGGTATTAATAAACAATTTTCGCGTAATCAGGATTACAGGGAGTATTATTATCACGGTTATTATTGTCATTGTTTTTTCTTCAAAGTGAGGATCGGAAATGAGTTCATTGAAACACTGAATATACGACTTTATCAGGCTGTCTCCTGATACGTGAATAATGTGTTCAGGGAAAAGGTGACAATACCACCTAAGAAACCATTCATATATATAAGAGGGAATGGAAAAGGAAGAACGGCCATTGCTTGGTCGCAGAGCTCTACTAATAACACTGAATCCGCCACTCTCAAAATTCAAGCTCCAAATGTCGTCGTGTTTGGTCTCAGTATTAAGGTCTGGTATTCATTTTCTCTTAATTAATAAATCCACTTTTATTGTAAAATTGTGTTTTAATACTTTAACGACGAGGCCTATTTGTGATAAAGATTATGAATTGATGTGGTTTTGAAGAATGAAGCCCCTACCGGGATCCCATTTTCATCCCAAAATCAATCAGTGGCAGTGCTCGCGGGAGCAGACATGATTGCTTTCTACCACTGTGCATTTTTCAGCACCCATAACACACTTTTCGACTACAAAGGCAGGCATTACTATGATACTTGTTACATTCAAGGCTCAATTGACTTCATTTTTGGGCGTGCTCGGTCCCTTTACCATGTAAGTACATTACAATCCTTTGTAATTCCAACATTCTGGATCCTAATTTTGGCTCATTTACGCGAATAACATGTGTTCTGTGATGCAGATGTGTGAGATATTTGTGATTGAAGACAAAAAGGTAGAGATCCATGGGTCAATAACAGCGCAAAGCAGGGAATCACTGAAGGAAAACAGTGGCTTTGTGTTTCAGTATGGAAGGGTTTATGGAATGGGGCATGTGTACTTGGGGAGAGCTAAAGGAGCATTCTCTAGAGTTGTGTTTGCAAATTCTTATTTGTCAAATACCATTGTTCCCGAGGGCTGGAGCCTCTGGAGATACGACGATGGTGGAACTCAGTAAGTACTTTTATTTCATATCTTGAGTTAGCTTGAGTTTAGACTTGTTTCATTTAAAGGCTGAATTGTTCACACGCGTTTGCAAAGTTCATGCGTTTGATCCTTGCTTAGGCAGATTGATTTCCTCTTTCTCTGACGGGGAAAATATTGTGAAATAAATGCAGGGACTTGTTCCAAGCGGAGTACAAGTGTCATGGACCAGGAGCAACAACAGAAAAGAGAGCTAACTGGTCTAAACAGCTTACTGAAAAAGAAGTTGGCGCCTTCTTGACAATCGATTACATTGATGGAAAGGAGTGGTTGCCTGCTTGGATTTGAATCTGCATTATCTCGCATGCTACTGTGCTGCTAACAGTCCCTCTTACCCTGCATCAGCAAAACACCATTCAGAAAGCACCGAGTCCCGGGAGAATTATCTGATTTGATACACAGGTCTAACCATAT includes:
- the LOC108201823 gene encoding probable pectinesterase 67 translates to MLTATQLLLEVLISLGLHVLTEFPALILQHVKKQKYKTNFSTSHSLIGLAIPFPHTILLTISSHPHNKMPSSSHQSGPIPCLTLYVLVALTFISSLDVVHCGSSKQKPNVVDAHLLTEKIHSNRTIKVCQDGKGEFTSIQAAIDSIPEGNKDWVTVHVRKGVYREKVTIPPKKPFIYIRGNGKGRTAIAWSQSSTNNTESATLKIQAPNVVVFGLSIKNEAPTGIPFSSQNQSVAVLAGADMIAFYHCAFFSTHNTLFDYKGRHYYDTCYIQGSIDFIFGRARSLYHMCEIFVIEDKKVEIHGSITAQSRESLKENSGFVFQYGRVYGMGHVYLGRAKGAFSRVVFANSYLSNTIVPEGWSLWRYDDGGTQDLFQAEYKCHGPGATTEKRANWSKQLTEKEVGAFLTIDYIDGKEWLPAWI